One Ranitomeya variabilis isolate aRanVar5 chromosome 5, aRanVar5.hap1, whole genome shotgun sequence DNA window includes the following coding sequences:
- the ARPP19 gene encoding cAMP-regulated phosphoprotein 19 — MSADNQETRAHEENASDEQKEMEDKVISPEKAEEAKLKARYPHLGPKPGGSDFLRKRLQKGQKYFDSGDYNMAKAKIKNKQLPTAAAPDKTEVTGDHIPTPQDLPQRKPSLVASKLAG, encoded by the exons ATGTCCGCGGATAACCAGGAGACCAGAGCACATGAGGAGAACGCCTCTGACGAGCAGAAG GAGATGGAGGATAAGGTGATAAGCCCAGAAAAAGCAGAAGAGGCCAAATTAAAAGCAAGATATCCGCATCTTGGTCCTAAACCAGGAGGTTCAGACTTCTTGAGAAAACGGCTACAGAAAGGG CAAAAGTATTTTGACTCTGGAGACTACAATATGGCTAAAGCAAAGATCAAGAACAAGCAACTTCCTACTGCTGCTGCTCCAGACAAGACTGAGGTCACGGGAGATCATATTcctactccacaagacctgccccaGAGGAAACCTTCTCTTGTGGCCAGCAAACTGGCTGGTTGA